One region of Dokdonia sp. 4H-3-7-5 genomic DNA includes:
- a CDS encoding carboxypeptidase-like regulatory domain-containing protein yields MKVASCIVFFLFAITIHAQDVITGTLLATQDSLAIENASVYFNNTTIGAISNAQGDFKITRDNAIETELIISVLGFETLIIPHNQLGSLGTLYLKESIDSLDEVILDDDTWSRERKMRAFKKYFIGSVLNTKDVKILNEKDIRLRYSATNGMLYADSNVPIRIRNKNLGYLVSYDLMDFEVTYEKSLNGFNMASKSFFVGTVFFENIKEKTSRKILKNRTAEYKGSLLHFLRALRDHKLVEEKYRVFLGKYETAPYAPFKIIATDKGHEVTLLEEDIQILYNQDEQSKLEATAPFLIDSFGNHSPVDVLYTGGAMAARKVGAMLPLTFELAEK; encoded by the coding sequence ATGAAAGTAGCTAGTTGTATTGTCTTTTTTCTTTTTGCGATAACAATACACGCTCAAGATGTAATTACAGGAACACTACTAGCTACACAAGACAGTCTTGCCATCGAGAATGCCTCTGTCTATTTTAATAATACCACAATTGGCGCTATATCTAATGCGCAAGGAGATTTCAAAATCACTAGAGATAATGCGATAGAAACCGAACTTATTATAAGTGTTTTAGGTTTTGAGACGCTTATTATCCCCCACAATCAACTAGGCTCCTTAGGAACGCTATACCTCAAGGAAAGTATCGATTCACTAGATGAGGTAATATTAGATGACGATACTTGGTCAAGAGAACGTAAAATGAGAGCTTTTAAAAAGTACTTTATAGGCTCGGTATTAAATACGAAGGATGTCAAAATTCTTAATGAAAAAGATATCCGGTTGAGATATAGTGCTACTAACGGAATGCTATATGCAGACAGCAATGTGCCTATTAGGATTAGAAATAAAAACTTAGGGTATCTCGTATCTTATGATCTCATGGACTTTGAGGTTACTTATGAGAAAAGTCTTAATGGATTTAATATGGCGAGCAAGTCCTTTTTTGTGGGCACTGTGTTTTTTGAAAACATTAAAGAAAAAACGAGCCGTAAGATTTTAAAAAATAGAACTGCAGAATATAAAGGATCTCTACTTCACTTTTTGAGAGCGCTACGTGATCATAAATTGGTAGAAGAAAAGTATAGAGTTTTTCTAGGCAAATATGAGACTGCTCCATATGCGCCTTTCAAAATAATTGCTACAGATAAAGGGCATGAAGTAACCCTTCTTGAAGAGGATATCCAGATTCTTTATAACCAAGACGAGCAATCTAAACTTGAAGCTACAGCTCCATTTTTGATTGATTCATTTGGAAATCATAGTCCTGTTGATGTCTTGTATACAGGAGGTGCGATGGCAGCGCGTAAGGTAGGAGCAATGCTACCTCTCACGTTTGAACTAGCAGAAAAGTAG
- the pgl gene encoding 6-phosphogluconolactonase: protein MTLHISKTKQEVAQDFATYLMEAASGKERFTVALSGGSTPKIVFDLLAEKHKDANWSKFQFYWGDERCVAPTDEQSNYKMTVDHLFSKINIPAENIHRILGENNPEAEAKRYAEVLESTLASENEVPQFDLVILGMGDDGHTASIFPHEIELWDSSNWCGVATHPESGQQRVSITGDIINNAQAVAFLVTGASKEEKVVTIINQEEDFRDYPASLVSPLSGELHWFMDEDAASGLDQ, encoded by the coding sequence ATGACACTACATATATCAAAAACAAAGCAAGAAGTAGCTCAAGATTTTGCTACTTATTTAATGGAAGCTGCAAGCGGTAAAGAACGTTTTACTGTAGCACTATCTGGAGGAAGCACTCCTAAAATTGTTTTTGACTTACTTGCAGAGAAGCATAAAGATGCAAACTGGTCCAAGTTTCAGTTTTACTGGGGAGATGAGCGTTGTGTTGCTCCTACAGATGAGCAAAGCAATTACAAAATGACTGTAGATCATTTGTTTTCAAAAATCAATATCCCTGCGGAAAATATACACCGCATCCTTGGCGAAAATAATCCAGAAGCAGAAGCTAAACGCTATGCAGAGGTTTTAGAAAGTACCCTAGCTTCAGAAAATGAGGTGCCTCAATTTGATTTAGTCATATTAGGTATGGGAGATGATGGTCATACTGCATCTATATTTCCTCATGAGATAGAACTGTGGGACTCATCAAACTGGTGCGGAGTCGCTACACATCCAGAATCTGGACAACAACGCGTAAGTATTACGGGCGATATTATCAATAATGCGCAAGCCGTAGCTTTTTTAGTTACTGGAGCTTCAAAAGAAGAAAAGGTAGTCACTATCATTAATCAAGAAGAAGATTTTAGAGATTATCCAGCAAGTCTTGTTTCACCACTCTCTGGAGAACTTCATTGGTTTATGGACGAAGATGCAGCAAGTGGTTTAGATCAATAA
- the zwf gene encoding glucose-6-phosphate dehydrogenase, whose product MRKTENQLLVIFGASGDLTARKLVPALYKLYKDKHLPKHFAVLGVARSFMTDEEFRKRVALESKYLDDSKEFIAEFSEKLFYEDLHKKYDVDYRELNERIQDINTTYQCDNNIIFYLSTPPSLFEAIAKNLTAKGLNDERLGWKRLIVEKPFGYSLETAKSLNEGLHRYFKESQIYRIDHYLGKETVQNILVTRFANSIFEPLWNRDYIDHVEITNAESGGVESRGGYYDKSGALRDMFQSHLLQLVALIVMEPPLSADPEEIRNEKLKALKSLRLMTDPEVLEENTIRGQYLSSEIDGERVNSYREEEDVDPDSITETYAAVKFFVDNWRWADVPFYVRTAKRMPTKVTEVVIHFKSPHHQIFKNSDINKDNKLIIRIQPDEGILVKFGVKVPGQGFKVERGNLDFYYSSLGDTDIMEAYERLLLDAMQGDATLYSRADEVEAAWRFTDPILEYWTSRDVKMYGYAAGVWGPEFADDLIEGRGGWRNPGAHLADDPGYCVIE is encoded by the coding sequence ATGCGCAAGACAGAGAATCAGTTATTAGTCATTTTTGGCGCCTCGGGTGACCTCACTGCTCGAAAATTAGTTCCTGCTCTATATAAATTATATAAAGATAAACACCTACCTAAGCATTTTGCTGTACTTGGTGTGGCGCGTAGTTTTATGACCGATGAGGAGTTTAGAAAACGCGTAGCGCTAGAAAGCAAATATTTAGATGATAGTAAGGAGTTTATTGCCGAATTTTCTGAAAAGTTATTTTATGAAGATCTCCATAAAAAATACGATGTAGATTACCGTGAGCTTAATGAGCGTATACAAGATATCAATACCACATACCAGTGTGATAATAATATCATCTTTTACTTATCTACACCTCCTAGTTTATTTGAAGCCATTGCAAAGAATCTTACTGCAAAAGGACTTAATGATGAGCGTCTAGGTTGGAAACGACTTATAGTAGAAAAACCTTTTGGCTACAGTCTTGAGACTGCAAAGTCACTTAACGAGGGATTACACAGATATTTTAAAGAATCGCAGATTTATAGAATAGATCATTACTTAGGTAAAGAGACCGTTCAAAACATACTTGTCACCCGATTTGCAAATAGTATTTTTGAACCTTTATGGAATCGTGATTACATAGACCACGTAGAGATTACAAATGCAGAGAGTGGAGGCGTAGAGTCTCGTGGTGGTTATTATGATAAGTCTGGAGCATTGCGAGATATGTTTCAAAGTCACTTATTACAGCTTGTTGCATTAATAGTAATGGAACCACCATTAAGTGCAGATCCAGAAGAAATACGTAACGAGAAATTAAAAGCACTTAAGTCATTACGATTAATGACAGACCCAGAGGTGCTAGAAGAGAATACTATACGCGGGCAATATTTAAGCAGTGAGATAGATGGTGAGCGTGTAAATAGTTACCGTGAGGAAGAAGATGTAGATCCAGATAGTATTACAGAAACCTATGCTGCGGTTAAGTTTTTTGTAGATAACTGGCGCTGGGCAGATGTTCCTTTTTATGTGCGTACGGCAAAACGTATGCCTACTAAGGTTACAGAAGTTGTGATACACTTCAAGTCACCGCACCACCAGATCTTTAAAAACTCAGACATTAATAAGGATAATAAACTCATCATACGTATTCAACCTGATGAGGGTATCTTAGTAAAGTTTGGTGTGAAAGTGCCAGGACAAGGATTTAAGGTAGAACGTGGTAATCTTGATTTTTACTACTCTAGCTTAGGTGATACAGATATTATGGAGGCTTACGAACGTCTATTGCTTGATGCAATGCAAGGTGATGCTACGTTATATTCTCGTGCAGACGAGGTAGAAGCAGCATGGAGATTTACAGATCCTATACTTGAATATTGGACAAGTCGTGATGTAAAGATGTATGGTTATGCAGCAGGAGTCTGGGGACCAGAATTTGCAGATGATCTTATAGAAGGTCGTGGCGGCTGGCGTAATCCAGGAGCACATCTAGCAGATGATCCAGGATACTGTGTGATAGAATAA
- the gndA gene encoding NADP-dependent phosphogluconate dehydrogenase, with protein sequence MKNSYDFGLVGLGVMGRNFILNVADNGFSAMGNDLDPEKVQALIEEGGDPKRVDATVDVSAFAKALSSPRKIMLLVPAGKVVDIVIESLLPHLDKGDIIIDGGNSFFTDTDRREAYLSENGIHFFGAGVSGGAKGARIGPSIMPGGSKPGYAAVQPIFEAVSAKYNGEPCVAYLGPKSAGNYVKMVHNGIEYGLMQLTSEIYDVLKKAGNLSNQELHETYKSWNEGRLQSFLVEITSEIFAEKDTLTSSDLVDQILDKAKQKGTGKWTSQNAMDLGIPVPSIDIAVSMREISALKDERTIADSLYDRPEVATMDKEKLTKLTEEALYFSYIITYAQGLHQLADASKEYGYDLDIAVIAKIWRAGCIIRAKLLADITDAFTEDTELPNLLLSPSFIKKIQSTVDSARELVAYGAINGIPLPGVSNSLTYFDAYTSTRLPLNLIQAQRDYFGSHTYERLDREGIFHTEWEK encoded by the coding sequence ATGAAAAATTCTTACGATTTTGGCTTGGTTGGACTGGGCGTAATGGGACGCAACTTTATATTAAATGTAGCCGATAATGGCTTTAGCGCGATGGGCAATGACCTTGACCCAGAAAAAGTGCAGGCGCTTATAGAAGAGGGCGGTGACCCAAAACGCGTAGATGCTACGGTTGATGTATCCGCTTTCGCGAAAGCGTTATCATCTCCACGTAAGATCATGTTACTAGTTCCCGCTGGTAAAGTAGTAGACATCGTCATAGAAAGTTTACTGCCACACTTAGATAAAGGAGACATCATCATAGACGGAGGAAACTCATTCTTTACCGATACCGACCGAAGAGAAGCGTACTTATCTGAAAATGGAATTCACTTTTTTGGAGCAGGAGTTTCTGGAGGAGCCAAAGGCGCACGTATAGGACCTAGCATCATGCCTGGAGGATCAAAACCTGGATATGCAGCGGTTCAACCCATCTTTGAAGCAGTATCTGCCAAATATAATGGAGAACCTTGTGTTGCTTACTTAGGACCTAAATCTGCTGGGAACTACGTGAAAATGGTGCACAACGGTATTGAATACGGACTCATGCAACTCACTTCTGAGATATACGATGTACTTAAAAAGGCAGGAAACTTATCTAATCAAGAGCTGCACGAAACCTATAAATCATGGAATGAAGGACGTTTACAATCCTTCTTAGTTGAGATTACATCAGAAATTTTTGCCGAAAAAGACACCCTTACTAGTAGCGACCTTGTAGACCAGATTCTTGATAAAGCAAAACAGAAAGGAACAGGAAAATGGACCTCACAAAATGCGATGGATCTTGGTATTCCCGTACCTTCTATTGATATCGCAGTAAGCATGAGAGAAATCTCTGCACTTAAAGATGAGCGCACCATTGCAGATTCTCTATACGATCGTCCAGAAGTAGCAACAATGGATAAAGAAAAGCTAACTAAGCTTACAGAAGAAGCACTTTACTTCTCTTACATTATTACTTATGCTCAAGGTTTGCATCAGCTAGCAGACGCGTCTAAGGAATATGGATATGACCTCGATATTGCAGTAATTGCAAAAATATGGAGAGCTGGATGTATCATAAGAGCAAAGCTCCTTGCAGATATCACAGATGCTTTTACAGAAGATACAGAGCTACCTAATCTATTGTTATCTCCATCGTTTATTAAAAAGATACAAAGTACAGTAGACTCGGCTAGAGAACTTGTTGCTTATGGAGCAATTAATGGAATCCCGCTTCCTGGAGTATCAAACTCGTTAACTTATTTTGACGCCTATACTTCTACAAGATTACCGCTTAATCTTATCCAAGCACAACGAGATTATTTTGGATCGCATACTTACGAAAGATTAGACCGCGAAGGAATCTTCCACACAGAGTGGGAGAAATAA